One genomic region from Cucumis melo cultivar AY chromosome 9, USDA_Cmelo_AY_1.0, whole genome shotgun sequence encodes:
- the LOC103504637 gene encoding olee1-like protein produces the protein MAKSMILLVSALSLMSLLNVAFSQKDRFLVEGKVYCDACRVQFFTKASKFLEGATVKLVCKEIEGGSVTLSKEAVTDKTGSYSIEADGDHEEELCEVTLVKSNDPDCSEISLEKYEHMARVSITNNSGITNPVRHANPLAFMKKEKLPECKEILRELGFDEEGILV, from the exons atggcgAAATCCATGATCTTGCTTGTTTCAGCCCTTTCTCTTATGTCCCTCCTTAACGTAGCATTCTCCCAGAAGGATCGATTCTTGGTGGAGGGAAAAGTATATTGCGATGCATGCCGCGTTCAATTCTTTACCAAAGCCAGCAAATTCCTCGAAg GTGCGACGGTGAAATTGGTGTGCAAAGAAATCGAAGGAGGAAGCGTGACGCTGAGCAAGGAGGCGGTGACGGATAAAACAGGAAGTTACAGTATTGAAGCGGACGGAGATCATGAGGAAGAGTTGTGCGAAGTGACATTGGTGAAGAGCAATGATCCAGATTGCAGTGAGATATCGTTAGAAAAGTATGAACATATGGCCAGAGTGAGCATAACTAATAACAGTGGAATCACCAATCCCGTTCGCCATGCAAATCCACTTGCCTTTATGAAGAAGGAAAAGCTTCCTGAATGCAAAGAAATTCTTAGAGAGCTTGGATTTGACGAAGAGGGCATCCTTGTTTAA
- the LOC103504636 gene encoding uncharacterized protein LOC103504636, protein MASTRGGLKDFYKQRKSSGISKAKASKPSSRKTKSPANSASLGSNAVQPAALVSHGSLDLQDDYGESENMLRQFDMNMAYGPCLGMTRMARWERACSLGLNPPKDIGTLLKAGKVQLECLWDSRV, encoded by the exons ATGGCGTCAACGCGAGGAGGGTTGAAAGATTTCTACAAGCAAAGGAAAAGCAGTGGAATCTCCAAAGCAAAGGCTTCAAAGCCCTCTTCTAGGAAAACCAAATCTCCGGCCAACTCTGCATCTTTGGGCTCCAATGCCGTCCAACCGGCTGCTCTCGTTTCTCACGGATCCCTCGACCTTCAAG ATGATTATGGCGAGTCTGAGAATATGCTGAGGCAATTTGATATGAACATGGCATATGGACCATGCCTCGGAATGACCAGAATGGCACGGTGGGAGCGTGCCTGTAGTCTTGGTCTGAACCCTCCAAAAGACATTGGGACACTCTTAAAGGCTGGAAAAGTGCAGTTGGAGTGCTTATGGGATTCTCGAGTTTAA